Within Actinoplanes sp. L3-i22, the genomic segment CCGGCACCGGAAGTGACCCGCTGACCAGCACCGAGGTCGACAAGGCCCGGGCCATCGCGCTCACCCCGCAGCTCGCCGCGAACGCCCGGGACGTGACCGGCAAGGCCGGTCCGGAATACCTGGCCGCCGAGCTGGACGAGGAGACCGGCCGGCAGGCCGAGGTGTACTACTACGACTACCAGGCGGGCAAGCTGTACAAGCAGGTCGTCGACCTGAAGACCGGCAAGCTGGCCAAGTCCTACTCCGCGGCCGGCATGCAACCGCCGGCGTCCCCGCAGGAGGCGAAGACCGCCCTGGAGCTGTTCGTCGCGAACCCGCTCAGCGCGGACTTCAAGGCGGCGTTCCGCAAGGCGACGGGCAAAACCTTTGCGGGTACGGACGGCATCGAGCCGATCGCGCACATCTACACCTCCAAGCCCGCCGACCGGGGCGCGACCCAGTGCGGCAAGAGCCGGTGCGTGCAGCTGATCGTCAAGACCGCCGACGGTCACTTCATCAACGTCACCGAGATCGTCATCGACCTGTCCGGGCGCACGGTCGCCCGCCTCAAGTGAACGGGGTTCGCCGCAGCATGACGTACCGAACGCTCGCCGGAGCCGCCGCGCTCCTGACCGCGACCGTGCTGGCGGTGACCGCGCCCGTCGCCGCCCAGGCGGCCCCGGCGGCCGCGGCGACACCCTGCGGCGCCTCGGCGATGGTCAAGGAGACGCTGCCGAACGGGACGACCTGGCAGATGTGCTGGCGCATCAACGACAAGGCCGGGCTGGTCCTGGACCACGTCTTCGTCGCCACCAAGCGCTACCCGCAGCCGGTGCAGGTGCTCGACTCGATCCGGCTCGCGCAGCTCAACGTGCCCTACGACACCGGTGACACCGAGTACAACGACCTCACCGCGATCGGCATGGGCGGCTACGGCCTGGAGACGCTGACCGGCGACGACTGCAAGGGCGGCTCGATCCGGCTCGGCTCCGACGGCGGCGGCGACCCGACCCAGCGCAAGGTGCTGTGCGTCAGCGCCGAGCCGCGCGGGCTGGCGTACCGGCTGCACAGCTACGAGTGGGACGAGGGCACCGAGGAGTCGAAGGAGACCGTCTACTCCCAGCAGGGCCACGACCTGGTGCTGCGGACGATCAGCAAGCTCGGCTGGTACGAGTACGTCACCGAGTACCGCCTGCACGACGACGGCCAGATCACGGCCCGCCTCGGCGCGACCGGCGACCTGGCCCCGAGCGAGTACTCGACCAGCAGCAACGGCTGGCCGATCGGCAAGGCCGCCCGCGACTACGCGACCATGCACTACCACAACGCGTTCTGGCGGGTCGACTTCAACATCGCCGGCAAGGGCGGCGAGAAGGTCGAGCAGTACGACACCACGCTCAACGGCCGCGGCAGCATGACCGCCAAGCTGAACACCAAGAAGACCGCGATCGCCAAGGAGGGCACCTTCTCCAAGGTGAACCAGCGGTGGTGGCGGATGGTCAGCCCGACCAGCAAGAACGCCGACGGGCACAACCGCTCCTACGAGATCGTCACCACCGGCGGCGACAAGTACGAGGGGCACCCGGAGACCAAGCCGGACATCACGTTCTCGCAGAAGAACGGATGCGAGAAGTGGGCCAGCGACAACGCCTCCGACCCGGAGTGCCCGCTGAACATCCAGACGGTCGTCGACTTCGTCAAGAACAAGGAGACGCTGACCGATCCGGTGGCCTGGGTCCGGGTGGGCTTCCACCACGTGCCGCGGGACGAGGACCAGAGCCCGATGCCGATGCACTGGCAGGGCTTCGAGCTGGTGCCGCGCGACTTCACCGAGATGAACCCGCTGACCCCGGCCGCGCTGGCCGGCGCGAACGGCAACACCAGCGGTAACACGAGCGGCAACTGATCGATGGGGCCGGCCCGGTGCCTGTGGCGCTGGGCCGGCCTCGCGCCACCCAACGGAGGGACCTGTTTTGATCATCCGTCGTGTCGCTGCGGCGCTCGTTCTCGTGCTCGCCGGGGCCGCCGTGCTGCTGCTGCGCTTCTCCGCGGGCGCGGCCGACGAGAAGCAGCCGGTCGCCGCCGTGCAGGCCGGGCCGTCCGGCGTCGACGTGCACTTCGCGCAGATGATGGTGCTGCACCACGAGCAGGCCGTCGCGATGAGCCGCACCCTGCTCGCCAAGGGCGCGGTCCCCGAGCGGATCCGCCTGATCGCCGACTTCATCGTCCACGACCAGCAGCGTGAGATCGACGCGACGAACGAGTGGCTGACCGCGTGGGATCAGCCGACCGCGGATCCCGCCGACAGCGGCGCCGAGCACGGCATGCTGAGCGCGGCCCAGGTCGGCGAACTCGACCGGGCCGGCGCCAAGGCCGCGCCCAAGGTCTTCCTGCGGTTGATGATCGAGCACCACAACGGGGCGATCACCATGTCCCGGTCGCTGCTCGACGGGCCGGACGGCAATCCGTACCTTCGCAGCCTGGCCAAACACGTCATCAACGAACAGACCGCGGAGAACGACGCGATGACCGCGCTGCTCTGACCCCCGACTTCGCGAATCCGGCGTGCCTGCAACGGAGCGTCCGTAACGTCCCGGCCGAGCCATCGTCCGTCTCGACGCGAACCGGAGCCCCGCCATGACCCGCATCGGCATCATCCTCGGCAGCACCCGTCCCAACCGCAACGGCGAGGCGGTCGCCGGCTGGGTGCTCGACCACGCCAAGCAGCGCAGCGACGCCCAGTTCGAGCTCGTCGACCTGCGCGACTACCCGCTGCCGCACCTCGACGAGCCGGTCCCGCCGTCGATGGGCCAGTACCAGAACGACCACACCAAGCAGTGGGCCGCGAAGATCGGCTCGTTCGACGGGTTCGTCATCGTCACCCCGGAGTACAACCACAGCACCTCCGGCGTGCTCAAGAACGCCATCGACTACCTGTTCGCCGAATGGAACAACAAGGCGGTCGGCTTCGTCTCCTACGGCTCGGTGGGCGGGGCGCGGGCCGTCGAACACCTGCGGCTGGTCGCCGGGGAGCTCAAGATGGCTGACGTGCGGCAGCAGGTGACGCTGGCGCTCAGCACCGAGTTCGAGAACTACAGCGTGTTCAAGCCGGGCGACTACCAGATTCCGCAGCTGACGACGCTGCTCGACGAGGTGGTCGCCTGGAGCGTGGCCCTGTCCAGCCTGCGAAAGGGATAGCCCGCGAAACGGGTGGGGTGGCGTGACTGATTCCCTCGTCGCGCCTCGGGGCTCGGACTCGAGGCGCTTCACCCGCGCGTGGATCGCGGGCCTTGCGGCAGTTGCGCTTTCCGGGCTCGCATTTCTGGTGATCGGTGGGCGCATCCCGGGGATTCCCTGCCTGCCGGGGCCGCTCGAAGGGGCGAGCGGAGTTTCGGTCACGGTTCCGCTGAGGCCATCGGATACCGGTGCTCTGTGGGGTGCGCTGATACTCCACAACGCGGCGGTCGACGGACTCGTTCTGGAATCCGTCTCCCTCGCTGACAATCCCGATGGTCTGGCGCCGTCGCGTTCGCCCTACATCTGGGACGACAGCCGGGTGGCCATGTTGGGTTTTGCCTCGGTGGCCGCGTACAACCTTCCGCTCCCGGCTTCCTGGAGGATTCCCGTGGAGCAGAGCTTGGCGGGATACCGGATGCGTAAGAGCGAGGACGCGACGGTCGAGGTGTTGGTGGAGTTCGCGCCACCAGAAAAGGCGTCCACGGTGTCGGGGATTGCCGTGCGGTATCGCGTCGGATGGCGCACGTACCGCAAAGTATTCGACCTCGCGGTGACCCTGTGCCCGCCCGCAGACACCAAACCCTGCTCCTGACGGCCGCTCGGACATCGCTATTCCAGCTGCATGGCGACGGCGCGGACCGGGGCGCCGTCGGCGTTCTCCAGGGCGATCGGCAAGCACGAGATAAGCGGATCGGGAAAGTCGACCAGCTCCAGGTTGCGGAAGTTCTCCCCGATCACCCCGCCCGCCCCGGCGATCAGATGATGCACCGGATAGCCCACCCCGGGATGCGTTTCATCCGGCGTCTCGTCAATGTTGATCGCGTCGACGCAGAACGTCCGCACCCCGAGATCGAGCATCCGCCGGCACGCATCCGCGCCGAGATAGGGATGGTCGAAATAGGCCTCGGTGCCGTAATGCGCCGACCACCCGGTGCAGATCAAAACCACAATTCCAGGACCAAGACGATTTGCGTACGGCGCCACGCGCTCCCACCCGATCGGCTCCCGGGCGCCCGTGCCACGCACGTCGACCAGCACGCCCGGCCCGGTGAACAACCCCAGGTCCAGCTCGTGCAGCCGGGGCGCGTCATCCTGGAAATGGTAGGGCGCGTCGACATGCGTCCCGGTCTGCGAGCCCATGTCCAGCCGCAGCAGGTTGAAGCCGTCGCGCCGGACGGTCGCGTGCACGGATGCCCGGGGGACCGGATCACCCGGATAGACCTGCGTGCCCGGGCCGACGGGAACGGACAGGTCGACGATCCGGCGTACGCGCATGACTCTGAAATCTACGCGGGAGTACGGTCGTTTCGGAGATCATCCGAGCAGGGAGGCAACATGAGCGCAGGGACCGTACGACTTCTGCACGGCGCCGAGCTGCCGCGGATCGGCGCCGGCACCTGGCCGCTGAAGGACGCCGACGCCGAGCGGGTCGTCGCCGACGCGCTGCAGGCCGGCTACCGCCTGATCGACACCGCGCAGGCCTACGGCAATGAGCTCGGCGTCGGCCGCGGGCTGAAGGCCTCCGGCGTCGACCGCGCCGACGTCTTCGTCACCTCGAAGTTCAACAAGCAGTGGCACGGCCGGGACCTGGTCGCCCAGGCCGCGCAGCACAGCCTGGACACGCTCGGCCTGGACTACCTGGACCTGTTCCTGATCCACTGGCCGAACCCGGCGTACGACCGCTACGTCGAGGCCTGGGAGGGCCTGGCCCGGCTGCTGGAGTCCGGCCGGGTCCGGGCGATCGGCACCAGCAACTTCAAGCCGGCCCACCTGGAGCGGATCATCAAGGCGACCGGTGTGGTCCCGGACGTCAACCAGATCCAGCTCAGCCCCGCCTCGACCCGCAACGAGGCCCGCGCCTTCCACGCCGGGCACGGCATCGTCACCGAGAGCTGGTCACCGATCGGCGGCCAGGGCGTCGCGGTCCTGGACCTGCCGGCGGTCGGCCAGGTCGCCGAGGAGACCGGGCGGACTCCGGCGCAGGTGGTGTTGCGCTGGCACGTACAGCTGGGTCTGGTTCCGATTCCGAAATCGGCCGACCCGAAGCGCCTTCGCGAGAACCTGGACGTCTTCTCCTTCGACCTCACCGACGATCAGATGACCACGCTGTCGGCCCTCGACCGCGGCGAGTCCGCGGTCGAGGACTCGGACGTCTTCGGGCACTGAGTGAGCGACCAGGGCAACGATGAGCTCGATGGCGCGCGTGTGCTGGCGTCGCTCCTCGAGGCTCTCGCACGGTGGCCGGACATCGGGAGCCAGCCCCGCCTCAGCATCGAGCGATGGAACAGCCTCACCGCCGACGAAGTGAAGACCCATCAAGACAAAAGCATTTCCGCCGTACGGGTTGTCGCCGACTGCCAGTCGGTGGCCGAACAGATCCGGGTGCTCGGCCGGCTGCGGTATGAGCCGGCCGTTCCCACCCTGATCGGGCTGTGGGAGCAGTGCCCCGTCAAGCCGGTCGAGGTGGCCGCCGCCCACGCGCTCTTCGCGATCGGGACCGCCGAGGCCCGCGACGTACTGCGGCAGGCGATCCATGACCACGAGCACCTCGGTCGTTTCATGGCCGTGCGGGTCATGTTCACCGACGACGGCACGGCCTGGGACAACGCCGGCCACCTGTTCTCCGACGAAGGCCTGGCCACCCCGGCCGGGTTGACGGCCGCGGCGCAGGCTCTCGGCCTGCTGGGCCCGCGATCGTTCTCCCCGGAGGGCCCCGAGTGGTACCCGGCGGAACTGCGCGATCTGGTGTCGCGGGACCACCGCTGGCTGGACCTGTGCGTCGGCCTTCGCGACCACGAAGCCCTGGGCCGGGCGGCGCGCCACGTGCTCGCGTACGCCGATTCCGCCGTCACCGGCCCGGCACTGGACGCTGCCGCAGCCGTGCGGACGGGAACACCTGCCGGTCGGCACTTGCGACCGGGGGATCTCGTGGCCCGCTATCAGGACGGGGACCACCGCGGGGTGTGGCGCGATCTCGGGGCGGTCGCCCACCTCGACGCCCTGTGGCGGGCGGAGGCCGAGCAGGTGGCCGCACTGACCATGGATCGGGTCCGGCGAAACGCCGCCGGCCTGACCGCTGCTCTTGTCGCCCGCGGCTGGCCGGTCACCGCCGAGCAGGCGCTACCCGGCCCCGCCGCGGATGTCGAGGACCGGCTGCGAGAACTGGAGCAGCTCACCGGATCGGCGGTGCCGCCCGCGCTGGCCGCCTTCTGGCGCATCGTCGGAACGATCGACCTCGTTCCGCGTGGCACCTGGAACGGCGCGTTCCCGCCCGGCGTACCCGAGCAGCTGACCGTCGCCGACCCGCTGGAGATCATCGACCTCAGCACCGGATGGTTCTCGGTCGAGGAATGGCAGGAGGAATCGGAGGAACTGCATCCCGAGCTCGCCGGGCCGGTGGAGATCACCATCGCCGCCGACTACCTGCACAAGGCCAACATCAGCGGCGGCGCGCCGTACTCCGTGTGGCTGCCCCACGCCGGCGCGGATCCGCTGGTCCGCGACGAGGTGCACGGCCTGGCCTTCACCGACTATCTGCGGCGTGCCTTCGCGGGCAAGGGCTTCCTGCGGCTCGATCACCAGGACGAATGGGTCGCCCGCGGCCTCACCCGCGACCAACTCGCCGACCTGACCGCCTGGCTGGAAACCATCGAATACGACCACCTGGACTTCTGACTCGAACAGGCTCCAACGCCTGGTTCCCGAACCGGGGCTCGGGACGTACTCGATGAGCGGAGTGCCACTCAGCATGGAAGACCGGATGACGAC encodes:
- a CDS encoding primary-amine oxidase, which gives rise to MTYRTLAGAAALLTATVLAVTAPVAAQAAPAAAATPCGASAMVKETLPNGTTWQMCWRINDKAGLVLDHVFVATKRYPQPVQVLDSIRLAQLNVPYDTGDTEYNDLTAIGMGGYGLETLTGDDCKGGSIRLGSDGGGDPTQRKVLCVSAEPRGLAYRLHSYEWDEGTEESKETVYSQQGHDLVLRTISKLGWYEYVTEYRLHDDGQITARLGATGDLAPSEYSTSSNGWPIGKAARDYATMHYHNAFWRVDFNIAGKGGEKVEQYDTTLNGRGSMTAKLNTKKTAIAKEGTFSKVNQRWWRMVSPTSKNADGHNRSYEIVTTGGDKYEGHPETKPDITFSQKNGCEKWASDNASDPECPLNIQTVVDFVKNKETLTDPVAWVRVGFHHVPRDEDQSPMPMHWQGFELVPRDFTEMNPLTPAALAGANGNTSGNTSGN
- a CDS encoding DUF305 domain-containing protein, producing MIIRRVAAALVLVLAGAAVLLLRFSAGAADEKQPVAAVQAGPSGVDVHFAQMMVLHHEQAVAMSRTLLAKGAVPERIRLIADFIVHDQQREIDATNEWLTAWDQPTADPADSGAEHGMLSAAQVGELDRAGAKAAPKVFLRLMIEHHNGAITMSRSLLDGPDGNPYLRSLAKHVINEQTAENDAMTALL
- a CDS encoding NADPH-dependent FMN reductase → MTRIGIILGSTRPNRNGEAVAGWVLDHAKQRSDAQFELVDLRDYPLPHLDEPVPPSMGQYQNDHTKQWAAKIGSFDGFVIVTPEYNHSTSGVLKNAIDYLFAEWNNKAVGFVSYGSVGGARAVEHLRLVAGELKMADVRQQVTLALSTEFENYSVFKPGDYQIPQLTTLLDEVVAWSVALSSLRKG
- a CDS encoding cyclase family protein yields the protein MRVRRIVDLSVPVGPGTQVYPGDPVPRASVHATVRRDGFNLLRLDMGSQTGTHVDAPYHFQDDAPRLHELDLGLFTGPGVLVDVRGTGAREPIGWERVAPYANRLGPGIVVLICTGWSAHYGTEAYFDHPYLGADACRRMLDLGVRTFCVDAINIDETPDETHPGVGYPVHHLIAGAGGVIGENFRNLELVDFPDPLISCLPIALENADGAPVRAVAMQLE
- a CDS encoding aldo/keto reductase, with product MSAGTVRLLHGAELPRIGAGTWPLKDADAERVVADALQAGYRLIDTAQAYGNELGVGRGLKASGVDRADVFVTSKFNKQWHGRDLVAQAAQHSLDTLGLDYLDLFLIHWPNPAYDRYVEAWEGLARLLESGRVRAIGTSNFKPAHLERIIKATGVVPDVNQIQLSPASTRNEARAFHAGHGIVTESWSPIGGQGVAVLDLPAVGQVAEETGRTPAQVVLRWHVQLGLVPIPKSADPKRLRENLDVFSFDLTDDQMTTLSALDRGESAVEDSDVFGH